The DNA region TTTGGACGCTTTTGGCCCTCTGCTATTTCGCCCGGGAGGCGGTGCCCTGGTTTGTGGTGTGGGAAGCGGGGTTGGGAGGCCGCTTTGATTCCACCAACGTGGTGTTTCCCCTCGTTTCCGTCATCACCAACATCGGCCTGGATCATATACATTTATTGGGGAGCACGCTGGGTGAAATCGCCGCCGAAAAGGCAGGAATCATCAAACCGGGCGTGCCGGTGGTGAGCGGGACGGAAAATCCGGACGCCATCCGGGTGATTGAGGAGCGGGCGAAGGAAAACAAGAGCGATCTTTATCTCCTGCATCGCGATTTTCAGGCGGAAACCCTGGAATCGGGGCCCGGTGGACAGCGCTTCCGGTTTGGAAACGTGTACCGGACCCTGTCCGATCTGCAGCTTCCCCTCGCGGGAGAGCACCAGGTGAAAAACGCGGCGGTCGCCCTGATGACCCTGGAGCTGCTGCGTCAATTTTACGCCACCGTGCTGGAGGATGAAGACATACGGGCGGGACTTTCCGCCACGGTTTGGCCCGGACGATTGGAAAAGGCGGCCGATGAGCCGGACATCTGGCTGGACGGGGCGCATAATCGGGAGGCGGCACGGGCATTGGCCGAATCGGTTCGGGCGATTCGCCGCTCGCATACATATGACCGCCTTCATCTCATGCTGGCCGTTTCAGCGGACAAAGAGGTGGACGAGATCATAAAACCCCTGCTTCCCCTGGCCGATTCCGTGGTGGTGACCCGGGCGGACATCTCCCGGGCGCTGCCGGTGGAGCAGCTGGCGGAAGCGGTCCGGCGGGCGGCGCCGGAGATCAGGTTGCAGAAGGCGCCGACGGCGGCGGAGGGGCTTCGCTGTCTGAGAGAGGAAGCGGGGAACGGGGACATGATTCTCGTCACCGGGTCGCTGTTTCTGGTTTCGGAAGTTCGAAACATGCTGATGACAAATAAGGAACAAGGTTGGTGAGGCGAGTGAACGGGATCAGGCACGCGCACTTTATCGGGATCGGCGGATACGGGATGAGCGCCATCGCCCGCGTCCTCCTCGATATGGGCATCCGGGTCACCGGTTCGGATGTTGCGGAGAACAAGTTGATTAAGCGGTTGCTGGAGCGGGGGGCGATCGTCCATATCGGCCACGATGCCTCCCATGTGGAGGGGGCCGATTTGGTCGTATACTCCTCCAGCATTCCGGAGGAGAACGTGGAAAGGGTCGAGGCGCAGCGGAGGGGAATTCCCGTCCTCCATCGCTCTAAGATGCTGGCCCGGCTGCTGAACGACCGGTTTGGAATCGCCGTTGCCGGAGCTCACGGTAAGACCACCACCTCTTCGATGATCGCGCAAACCCTGGAGCTGTGCGGGAAAGATCCCACCTACGTGATCGGCGGTGAGATTCTCGGTCTGGACGGCAACGCCAAAGCGGGAAACAGCTCCTACGTGGTTGCGGAAGCCGATGAGAGTGACGGGACGTTTTTGGAATATTATCCCGCGATCGCCGTGGTCACCAATGTGGAACAGGATCATTTGGAAAATTACGATGGAGATTTCAGAAACTTGAAAAAGGCTTATCGCCAGTTTTTGAGCCAGGTGAAACCGGATGGCCTCACCGTTCTGTGCCTGGATGATCCCCATTTGCGGGAAATCGCCCGTGAACACCGCAACCGCTTGATCACCTACGGCATTGACCAGCCCGCCGACTACAATGCCGTCGATATTCGGCGCCACGGCAGGCAGGTAAGCTTCCGGGTGGTGCGCGGGGATGAAGAGTTGGGGGAAGTGACGCTGCAGGTTCCCGGCCGCCACAACGCGAGCAACGCCCTGGCCGCCCTGATCGTCTGTCTGGAGGTCGGCCTCTCCTTTGAGGAGGCTGCCGCGGCCCTCGGTCAGTTCCAAGGAGCCAAACGCCGCTTTCAGCTGATCGGTGAGGTGGACGGGATCACCGTGGTGGACGATTATGCCCACCATCCGACGGAAATTCGTGCTACCCTCACCGGCGCCAAGGCGATGGGGAAGCGCATTGTCGCCGTTTTTCAGCCGCAGCGCTTTTCCAGGACTTACTTTTTGATGGAGGAGTTCAGCCGGGCCTTCGATCAGGCGGACGAAGTGATCATCACCGACATTTACTCCCCTCCCGGCGAGAAGCCGATCCCGGGTGTGACGTCGGAGCGGCTTGCGAAGCTCGTCCGGCAAAACAGCAATCCCAACACGCTGTATCGTCCCACCAGGGAGGACGTGGTGGCCACCCTGCTGGAGCGGATCCGCCCGGGAGATTTGGTCATGACCATGGGCGCCGGGGACATCTGGCGGGCGGCCCAGGATCTCGTGTCCAAGCTGGAAGAGCGCGCCCGGGTGTGTAAGGAAAGTTGATCCGTCAGCGGTAAAGCACGGATGAGAGGAGGCGGCCATGGAGTTCAAAACCACCGATTTGTGCGATCAGTTTGCGTCGCAAGCTGCTGTATGCGAGGACATCTTCACTTCTTTCGGAGGAAGGAAGCGGTTTTCCGGTCCGATTGCCACCGTCCGCGTTTTTGAAGACAACGTGCTGGTGAAGGAAATGATCGAGACGGTTCCCGCCGGAACCGTGCTGGTAAAGGACGATAAAAAACACATTTTATAAAAACGCTTCGATATCAAGCGTTTCTTCCCACATCAAGTTCTATCCTGTTCCGTTTGCAAACATTTTGCTAACAATTCTTCTTATCTCGGGCTTCCACCGCTATGATCTGGTCAAACATTTCCGCTGCTTCCTTCTGCATGGAGGGAATCACGTGGGAATAGATATCAAGGGTCATACTGATCGACGAGTGACCCAACCGTTCCGAAACAATCTTTGGATGGACTCCCTGTTGCAACAAAAGCGTTGCGTGGGTATGTCTCAGATCATGGAACCGGATCGGTGGAAGCCCTGCTTTTTTGATTAAGAAAGAAAAATACTCCCGAAGGTTTCGGGGTTCAACCGGCTTTCCGGTTCGAGTGGTAAACACAAGATCATAGACATCACGATAATTGTATTGGATCATTTCCTTCTTTTGTTGAACCCGGTGTTTTTTTAGAACCTCCACTGTGGATGGGGAAATACTGATGAGCCGCCGGCTCTTGGCGGTTTTTGTTTGTTCGATCAGTTTTAATCCTGCGCTGGTTCGTTGTAAGGTCCGTCGGATACTGATTGTTCCTCGATCAAAATCGATATCCGCCCATTTTAAGCCCAACAATTCCCCTATTCTCATACCTGTAGTAATCGCCAGGTAAAAAGCGGGATAGTATTTGCTTTCCTTGGCTACTTGCAGAAATTGATTCACTTCTTCATCCGTCCATACCTTCATCCCGGCTCCGGATGGGCCAGTAGAAACCCGGATGTTTGCAGCAGGGTTTTTAGGGATCAATTGCATTTTGACAGCCCAATTTAATGCCACTTTTAACGTCCGGACACTGTATTTAGCGGATGTAGAAGAAATGCCCCTATCCAGCAACGATTTTAACAGTCGATTGATGTGAATAGGCCCGAGTTGATTTAGAGGTATGTTCCCTATTCCCGGAATGAGGTGATTAGTAATTACGCTATGGTATATATCGTAAGTAGTGATCTTACGATTCGGCTTGACTTCATCTTCCAACCACATTTCGAGAAACTCTTTGACGGTTATTTTTGTCGGTTCGATGTATTCTCCTCGGTTAAGTTCTGCGATCTTTTCCACCATAGCCCGTTGGGCTTCCTTTTTGGTTGCAAACCCACTGAACCACTTCTGTCGTCGTTTGCCCGTCTCCGGATCCCGACCAATATCCAGGACGAAACACCATTTTGAACCCCGTTTGCGGATGTGTCCTTTCAAAGCTTGTCCCTCCTTTCTATCCACTTTGCCAAGGATCAAGAATCTCCCTCATAAGATTTTCTTTCCTGAATCCAAGCGGTTGGAGATATTCGTCGAATTGAAGACGCATCCACCACCGTGCCCGCTTGAAAACCGGAAAATGGCTGCACTTCCTTATCTGTTCTTCTCTTTTGGCAGCTGCATCAAGGTTTATTTCACAGACTGAAGCAATCTCATGGGTCCTGGTGACTCCCATGATTTTCAAAAGAGCCATTGGGGCCAACAATTCCGCTGCGAAGTAATGCGCTTCAACCTCCAATTTTCCGTAGAGTTTTTCATCTTTGTGGATTTGACTGAAGTCATACTTCCCTATGTGGAGAACCATGTGACCAATCTCGTGTGCTATTGTCCACCGCTTTTGTTCTTCGTTCTTCGCATATTCATTGAAATATATTTTGTAGTCTCCGTCTTCATTGGGCATAATGAAGCCATACTTCAAGCTACTATCTGGGGATTCATTGTAGTAATAAGGGATCGGTCCCCAACCCCTGTTCCGAGCGATTTGAAAAGGGTCCACAGGTAAGCGTTTGATTTCTTCTTCCTTCAATAGTCGATGGGCTCTTTTTACGGCAGTCGCAAAATCAGGCACCAAAGACAAATAGGAAGATTCTCTTGCCATTACTCTCCACAACCCTCCCATCTCTTATGTTATTTTTTCTTCCTCAATTGAAGGAGGATCCGTTGCTCTTCTTTGGTCAATTTTTTCCCGTTGCGGAAAAGATAGGAAGCCGCCGCCAAAAATTGTTTTTCTTCTTCGGTCAATACCTCATTATCGGGTTGATCATCTTGGGTTGTTGACTTGTCAAGCCCTAAGATCTCGTCAGCGGAAACCCCAAAAATCTCTACCAATTTGCGAATCAATTCATCATTTAAACGGCGTTCTCCCCTTTCAAGATCGTAGAGATATTGAGTTGAGATCCCCAACATGTCGGCGAGTTTTGGCCCGCTGAGTCTCCTTTCGAGTCTTAATTCTTTGATTCGGTTCACGTTGTCCCCCCCTCCTTTCTTCTTTCCTCCAAAAAAGCTATCCGCTTGAAGCGTATCACGAAATAAAGCTATGTGCAACAAGCACATAGCTTTATTTTTGTTCAAAAATAAAGCTAATTGAAGCAAAAGCGAGATTGAGGACGGGAAACGAAGGATTTTGGTCGCTAAATAACGCATATAGCTTTAAATAGAGGTTGTGAATAAAGCAAATAGCGGATATCATTAAAGCCAAGAGTTGCATCAGTACAGCAAATCGCGGATGAGGGGGGAGGAAAAGATGAAGTTCCAATTCGGTCCTGTCGTCAAGGAACGGATGAAGCAAATGGGGATGAAACCAAGCCACCTGGCACGCGAAACCGGATACTGCAGCCAATATATCCGCGATCTACTAGCCGGGAGGCGCCGATGGAACGAAACGGCAATCAATAAAACCTGTGAAGCACTCGGGATTGATGTGGAGTTCAAAGTAACTCTTGGCTCTGAAAACACCAGGACCGAATCCGATATACCCGATTAAAGCTGAAAACGCGAACCTGTTGTTGTGTTACCCCTGGGCGCGTGAGCGCCGGTCGGCTGGGGACGCGGCGGTAAAGCGTAATGGCGGCTTCCCGTCATCCGGCTGGCTTCGCACGAACTTTGACAATTAGATAACGCGGAACCCTCAATCCGGATGAGAAGGGTGTCCGGAATGTGGACACCCCTGGCGGAAAACAGATTCCTGCGAGAGGAGAGGCAACAAATGAACGTCAAGACCGAAAAGTGGAACGGCCACGAGATCCGGTTTGTTTGGCATGACGGCGAGTGGTGGGCGGTTGCGAAGGATGTGGCGAAGGCGTTGGGGTATAACCACGTACCCCACATGGTTCGAATGTTAAAGGACTACCAAAAGAATACAGTCCGCTTAACGGACAGTAATCGTCGCGGAAACCCAAACGTTACGATCATCTCCGAAACCGGGATCTACAAAGTCATCATGCGTTCTGATCGCCCTGAAGCCGAAGAGTTCGAAATCTGGGTCTACAAAATCATCAAAGAACTCCGCCAGCAAACCGGCCTGGAAGGCTTTCAGGTGTTCCGGATGCTGGACAAGGAACACCAAAAGGAAATGATGGCCCAGGTGGCCAGGATGAAGTCCGTAGATCGAGTGGACTACATCAAGGCCAACACCATCGCGAACAAGGTCGTGTCCACGAAGTTCGGTTTCCCGAAGATGATCAAAAAAGGTGAAATGACACCGGAGATGCTGAGAGATCGACAAGCCATCTTGGAAGATACCGTCAACCTCATGTGGATGCGGAATGAATATGGGCTGGATTTTTCCGTATCCGACGCAGTCAAGAGGAAATGGAACTGATCAGAGGAGAGTGGTCCTGATGTCCGCTATCACACCATTGCCCAATCAACATGAAGACCCGCAATCGGATGCTGTTCTCCAACTTCTCAAGGCGGTTGCCGATCTAAACGAGAAGGTGATCCGACTGGCACAAGGGATCGATGGAAACCCACAGCCTTTGACCTACAGTGTGGGCCAGGCTGCGAAGGTCCTGGGGGTATCGAGATCCAAGATGTACGATCTCCTTCACCGCCCCGATTTTCCGGTGATTACTATCGATCACCGGAAGTTGATCCCACGCCGACAACTGGAGCGCTGGCTGGATCAGCAATGTGAAAGGAAGTGATTCCTTTGTCGATGACGGATGTCCTGGAAAGGATCGGTTGGAACGTTTACCGTCCTCCGATCCCCGAAGTGGAGTTGGTAACCGGCTTTGTGGAAGACGGCCCGATGGTCCGGGTGGTCTTAAAAAGCGGTGCGACAATCATCGGTCCGATGTTGCCCACTCTGGCAGCGCTATACCGGATTGGCTATCACGACCCGATCAAACAAAAAAGGCCGCACCTCAGATTGGTGGGCCACTGAAAAAAAAGGATTCGTTGCTCCAAGTATACCACAACAACCTCTGGTCCGAGTGGGGAGAAACCGAAACACCAGAGGGAGGCGATCGGGGTGAAGCTGCACCCCTTTCAGACTCGACTGGCAGAAATCTGGCGCAAGTTCGGCAAGGAAGGCGGCAAGGGATTGGAACTGAATGTTCACCTGATGGGGCCGGGAGACTGGCGGAATCTCTGTGAATGCCTGAAAGCCAACGCCAAACTTGCCGATAAAATCGCTTGGTTGGAAATGCAGGCTGATGCGGCAGAATTGCTGGGCGATAAGGAAAAGTCGCTGGAATACCGAGCCATGAGGGCCTATCAGATTCTCAATTTAAAACACTGAGGAGGAATGAATGATGGCCATCCGACTGGAAGACTTCCTGTTCCCCGATCCAAAAGACTCGGAAGATGAACAGTTTAAGATCGACAGCCCGGAGAAAGCCGACTGGGCGCTTCGGAAATACGCCCAAGCCAAGCGGATTGTCGATGAATACACCCGCCAGCGAGACGACATGATCGTCCGGGCCAATGAATGGCTGGCAGAAGTCAGTAAGCCTTATTTGGACACGATGAACCGGATGGAGGCCCTTCTGCAGGAGTATCACCGCGAACAACTCCGGCAAAACCCCAAAGCCAAGACGATCAAACGACCGGTCGGAACCCTGAAATCCGTGACGCGGAACAAATGGCATTATCGGGAGGACGATCTCCTCCGGTGGCTCAAGCAACACCGACCGGATCTGGTCCGGATTAAGGAAGAGCCGAACAAGCAGCAGCTGAAAAAAGTAGCCAAGATCCAAGGGGATCGGGTTTACACCGAAGACGGCGAACGAGTAGAAGGCGTGATGGTAATGCCGGAAACCGAGTTCAAAATCGAGGTGGAGTAAACGATGAAACCCGGGCCGCTCCGGTGGCCCGGCCACAACAAAGAGGGGAGCGAAATGAAAGCCATCGTGCTGAAAGAAACCAAGGTTAACAAACGCGGCAAAAACAATCGTGGCCAGTGGCGGCTCACAATTTATGTGAATCGCGACGATGAGCTAAAAGCAGAGGCCCTGGATACTTATGAGATGGTCTGTAGTTGTGGGACGTGGAACCCCGAGAAACAGGACTTTGATTGGCCGGGAGATCCCCGATACTATGGGCCACCAAAGTATATCAGAAAAGAATTGAGGCGGTTGGCAGAAGAATACGCAAGTGAACCGAAACCGGGCCACTCCGGTGGCCCGGCCCAACAAAGAAGCGATCAGAATGAGCGGTGTTATCAATTGCGAGGGAATGACCCGTGAAGAGTTTATCCGCTTTGTGCGCTCGCAGCCAACCCAAAGGGGGACTGAAGCATGGAAACAACGGAAAAATGGATCGTCTGCTATGAGCAGTACGATGACGACCTTGAAAAGTGGTTCAAGAGAATGGTTGTGTTCGACGCATCGGAAAGCGTGCTGAATTTCGTCTCCTCGTTCCGCTGGGGAGAAAAAGTCCTTTGCCGGATCATGCTGATCGGCTTCGATGGATTCACCCGATATTTCAAAGTCGAGTGGGATGGATCTCTTGTCCTGAATGTCCTGAATGAGGAGGTCGAGGTCGATGATTAAAGCCCGCTACGATTTCAACGGTTACGTCCGCCGTCCGCTGACCAATCTGAAGCGTGGCGATGTGGTCCATCTTCCAGGGCAAAAGCCGGAAAAATTCACGGTGACTTGGGTCCACCCGGGCGAGGATCCCGCTGAAACCAAGTACGGAACCGATTGTCTGGGGGTTGTTTACGCCCGGGAGCTGGAGCGGATCGAAATCTGAACCAACAAAAAGCCGGGGGAAGTGAATCCCCCGGCCACCCAATCTCAGGAGGTGGTTACATTGGCGCTCCTTCCTACTGAAAAGCGGAAGCCCAAACAGCGTTTGGAAGACTACTCAATCCTATTATATGGCACTTGGAAGATCGGGAAAAGCACCTTTTGTTCCCAAATGGACAATCCGCTTTTCCTGGCTACGGAACCGGGGCTGGAAGCCCTGGAGGTCTACGAGGTGAAAATACCGGATTGGAAAACTTTCTTGAACGTTTGCGCGGAGATACAACAAGGAGGCCATCCTTTCAAAACCATCGTCATCGACACGGTGGACAACCTGTGGAAAGCCTGTTCGGAATACGTAAGGAACAAACTCGGGATTATGCACGAATCCGATCTTGTATATGGAAAAGGCTGGGCGATGGTCAGAGACGAGTTTTTCAGGGTTCTTCGGAAATTGGCGCTACTCCCTTACGGATTGGTTATGACGAGTCATGTGGACCTGATCGAAGTCAAAACCCGGACATCGACGATCACCAAAGCAGTGCCGACCATTCCTAAAACCGGCAGAGAGATCATTCTCGGATGGGTAGATATGATCCTCTATGCCGAAACCATCGTCACCGATGATGGAGAAGTGCGGATCATTCGGACGAAACCTAGTGAGAACTGGGAGGC from Planifilum fimeticola includes:
- a CDS encoding BRO-N domain-containing protein — encoded protein: MNVKTEKWNGHEIRFVWHDGEWWAVAKDVAKALGYNHVPHMVRMLKDYQKNTVRLTDSNRRGNPNVTIISETGIYKVIMRSDRPEAEEFEIWVYKIIKELRQQTGLEGFQVFRMLDKEHQKEMMAQVARMKSVDRVDYIKANTIANKVVSTKFGFPKMIKKGEMTPEMLRDRQAILEDTVNLMWMRNEYGLDFSVSDAVKRKWN
- a CDS encoding host-nuclease inhibitor Gam family protein, coding for MAIRLEDFLFPDPKDSEDEQFKIDSPEKADWALRKYAQAKRIVDEYTRQRDDMIVRANEWLAEVSKPYLDTMNRMEALLQEYHREQLRQNPKAKTIKRPVGTLKSVTRNKWHYREDDLLRWLKQHRPDLVRIKEEPNKQQLKKVAKIQGDRVYTEDGERVEGVMVMPETEFKIEVE
- a CDS encoding bifunctional folylpolyglutamate synthase/dihydrofolate synthase, producing the protein MRKGIEGKMTQQRFVTKEDVFRWMEEGCASGIQPGLERMNWALERLGHPERRLKFIHIAGTNGKGSTAAMIAQVLRKAGYSTGMFISPYVTEWNERISVDGRPIPDSSFVRWAEHLRPLVEEMDREVGKPTPFEFWTLLALCYFAREAVPWFVVWEAGLGGRFDSTNVVFPLVSVITNIGLDHIHLLGSTLGEIAAEKAGIIKPGVPVVSGTENPDAIRVIEERAKENKSDLYLLHRDFQAETLESGPGGQRFRFGNVYRTLSDLQLPLAGEHQVKNAAVALMTLELLRQFYATVLEDEDIRAGLSATVWPGRLEKAADEPDIWLDGAHNREAARALAESVRAIRRSHTYDRLHLMLAVSADKEVDEIIKPLLPLADSVVVTRADISRALPVEQLAEAVRRAAPEIRLQKAPTAAEGLRCLREEAGNGDMILVTGSLFLVSEVRNMLMTNKEQGW
- a CDS encoding DUF7667 family protein; the encoded protein is MKLHPFQTRLAEIWRKFGKEGGKGLELNVHLMGPGDWRNLCECLKANAKLADKIAWLEMQADAAELLGDKEKSLEYRAMRAYQILNLKH
- a CDS encoding helix-turn-helix domain-containing protein, with product MKFQFGPVVKERMKQMGMKPSHLARETGYCSQYIRDLLAGRRRWNETAINKTCEALGIDVEFKVTLGSENTRTESDIPD
- the murC gene encoding UDP-N-acetylmuramate--L-alanine ligase; its protein translation is MNGIRHAHFIGIGGYGMSAIARVLLDMGIRVTGSDVAENKLIKRLLERGAIVHIGHDASHVEGADLVVYSSSIPEENVERVEAQRRGIPVLHRSKMLARLLNDRFGIAVAGAHGKTTTSSMIAQTLELCGKDPTYVIGGEILGLDGNAKAGNSSYVVAEADESDGTFLEYYPAIAVVTNVEQDHLENYDGDFRNLKKAYRQFLSQVKPDGLTVLCLDDPHLREIAREHRNRLITYGIDQPADYNAVDIRRHGRQVSFRVVRGDEELGEVTLQVPGRHNASNALAALIVCLEVGLSFEEAAAALGQFQGAKRRFQLIGEVDGITVVDDYAHHPTEIRATLTGAKAMGKRIVAVFQPQRFSRTYFLMEEFSRAFDQADEVIITDIYSPPGEKPIPGVTSERLAKLVRQNSNPNTLYRPTREDVVATLLERIRPGDLVMTMGAGDIWRAAQDLVSKLEERARVCKES
- a CDS encoding helix-turn-helix domain-containing protein codes for the protein MSAITPLPNQHEDPQSDAVLQLLKAVADLNEKVIRLAQGIDGNPQPLTYSVGQAAKVLGVSRSKMYDLLHRPDFPVITIDHRKLIPRRQLERWLDQQCERK
- a CDS encoding ImmA/IrrE family metallo-endopeptidase yields the protein MARESSYLSLVPDFATAVKRAHRLLKEEEIKRLPVDPFQIARNRGWGPIPYYYNESPDSSLKYGFIMPNEDGDYKIYFNEYAKNEEQKRWTIAHEIGHMVLHIGKYDFSQIHKDEKLYGKLEVEAHYFAAELLAPMALLKIMGVTRTHEIASVCEINLDAAAKREEQIRKCSHFPVFKRARWWMRLQFDEYLQPLGFRKENLMREILDPWQSG
- a CDS encoding tyrosine-type recombinase/integrase; protein product: MKGHIRKRGSKWCFVLDIGRDPETGKRRQKWFSGFATKKEAQRAMVEKIAELNRGEYIEPTKITVKEFLEMWLEDEVKPNRKITTYDIYHSVITNHLIPGIGNIPLNQLGPIHINRLLKSLLDRGISSTSAKYSVRTLKVALNWAVKMQLIPKNPAANIRVSTGPSGAGMKVWTDEEVNQFLQVAKESKYYPAFYLAITTGMRIGELLGLKWADIDFDRGTISIRRTLQRTSAGLKLIEQTKTAKSRRLISISPSTVEVLKKHRVQQKKEMIQYNYRDVYDLVFTTRTGKPVEPRNLREYFSFLIKKAGLPPIRFHDLRHTHATLLLQQGVHPKIVSERLGHSSISMTLDIYSHVIPSMQKEAAEMFDQIIAVEARDKKNC
- a CDS encoding ATP-binding protein, which gives rise to MALLPTEKRKPKQRLEDYSILLYGTWKIGKSTFCSQMDNPLFLATEPGLEALEVYEVKIPDWKTFLNVCAEIQQGGHPFKTIVIDTVDNLWKACSEYVRNKLGIMHESDLVYGKGWAMVRDEFFRVLRKLALLPYGLVMTSHVDLIEVKTRTSTITKAVPTIPKTGREIILGWVDMILYAETIVTDDGEVRIIRTKPSENWEAGDRTKRLPPVVPLDFEAFKNAFYGKHQTETINPNKE
- a CDS encoding helix-turn-helix transcriptional regulator, coding for MNRIKELRLERRLSGPKLADMLGISTQYLYDLERGERRLNDELIRKLVEIFGVSADEILGLDKSTTQDDQPDNEVLTEEEKQFLAAASYLFRNGKKLTKEEQRILLQLRKKK